A single Campylobacter concisus DNA region contains:
- the lolA gene encoding LolA-like outer membrane lipoprotein chaperone produces MRKFLVASLVAVCSFGAGLNFKSLQSDFTQTVFSEGKSINYKGRFYAKNDNTALWIYESPTPKRIYFNKERVIVIEDELEQAIISKLDDTPNLTQVLAHAEQIQPTLYKAIYDGVEYFITIKNTLPTTIDYKDKLSNKIKITLSNPVKDALIPQETLTPVIPQGYDIVNQ; encoded by the coding sequence ATGAGAAAATTTCTAGTTGCCTCTCTCGTTGCGGTTTGCTCATTTGGTGCTGGCTTAAATTTCAAAAGCCTTCAAAGTGACTTTACGCAAACTGTATTTAGCGAAGGCAAAAGCATAAATTACAAGGGTAGATTTTACGCAAAAAACGACAATACTGCACTTTGGATATATGAAAGTCCAACACCAAAGAGAATTTATTTTAACAAAGAACGTGTGATCGTGATTGAAGACGAACTTGAGCAAGCTATTATTTCAAAGCTTGATGATACGCCAAATTTGACGCAAGTTTTGGCTCATGCGGAGCAAATTCAACCAACACTTTACAAAGCGATATATGACGGAGTTGAGTATTTTATAACTATTAAAAACACGCTTCCAACGACGATTGACTATAAAGACAAGCTTTCAAATAAAATAAAAATAACTCTAAGCAATCCAGTAAAAGACGCACTCATACCACAAGAGACTCTAACTCCTGTCATTCCCCAAGGCTATGACATTGTAAATCAATAA